One stretch of Streptomyces sp. NBC_01142 DNA includes these proteins:
- a CDS encoding VOC family protein produces the protein MAAFTEGMPCWVDALLPDVEAGKRFYGELFGWTFEEREGRYVEALSDGKLVAGLAPKRDGRMPTVWGVYFATADAAALSRKIRDAGGQVITAPLPVANMGTMAVGVDPGGAVFGLWQGGDRPGFEKQDEPGSFCWTEVYTRDKERVDAFYESVFGFQGTDLPDASIDFRMWSPAGTQPGDDTAIGGRSVLTDAFPAEMPGHFLIYFCVEDCDEAVAAVTRLGGRVQAPPFDIPYGRIAVLTDNQGAVFAVLAEPKAA, from the coding sequence ATGGCCGCATTCACAGAGGGCATGCCGTGCTGGGTGGACGCATTGCTCCCCGATGTCGAGGCGGGCAAGCGCTTCTACGGCGAGCTCTTCGGGTGGACGTTCGAGGAGCGGGAAGGGCGCTATGTCGAGGCCCTCAGTGACGGAAAACTGGTCGCCGGTCTTGCGCCCAAGCGGGACGGCCGGATGCCCACCGTCTGGGGTGTCTACTTCGCCACCGCCGACGCCGCCGCGCTCAGCAGGAAGATCAGGGACGCCGGCGGCCAGGTGATCACCGCCCCGCTGCCGGTGGCCAACATGGGGACGATGGCGGTCGGCGTGGACCCGGGCGGTGCGGTCTTCGGGCTCTGGCAGGGCGGCGACCGGCCCGGCTTCGAGAAGCAGGACGAGCCCGGCTCCTTCTGCTGGACCGAGGTGTACACCCGCGACAAGGAGCGGGTCGACGCCTTCTACGAGTCGGTCTTCGGCTTCCAGGGGACGGATCTGCCCGACGCCTCCATCGACTTCCGGATGTGGTCGCCCGCCGGTACGCAACCGGGGGACGACACCGCGATCGGCGGGCGCAGCGTGCTCACCGACGCCTTCCCTGCCGAGATGCCCGGGCACTTCCTCATCTACTTCTGCGTGGAGGACTGCGACGAGGCCGTGGCGGCGGTCACCCGTCTCGGCGGCCGGGTTCAGGCGCCGCCGTTCGACATCCCGTACGGGCGCATCGCGGTGCTCACCGACAACCAGGGCGCTGTGTTTGCCGTACTCGCCGAACCCAAGGCGGCCTGA
- a CDS encoding TetR family transcriptional regulator — MTGQVRTVDGRVAGRRGQATRQKLLDCLSEMLSSSPYRDVKVIDVARKAGTSPATFYQYFPDVEGAVLEIAEEMAKEGAGLTALVSGRSWVGKAGWQTSEELVEGFLDFWRRHDAILRVVDLGAAEGDKRFYKIRMKILNSVTNSLTESVKELQSKGKVDKDVSPAAMAGSLVAMLAAVASHQKGFTTWGVKQNELKPNLALLVHLGITGKKPTK, encoded by the coding sequence ATGACAGGACAAGTACGCACCGTCGACGGCCGAGTGGCCGGACGACGCGGCCAGGCGACGCGGCAGAAGCTGCTCGACTGCCTCAGCGAGATGCTCAGCTCCTCGCCGTACCGGGACGTCAAAGTCATCGACGTGGCCCGGAAGGCGGGCACTTCACCCGCGACCTTCTATCAGTACTTCCCGGACGTCGAGGGCGCGGTCCTCGAGATCGCCGAGGAAATGGCCAAGGAGGGTGCGGGGTTGACCGCACTGGTCTCCGGCCGCTCCTGGGTCGGCAAGGCGGGATGGCAGACCTCGGAGGAACTGGTCGAGGGCTTCCTCGACTTCTGGCGTCGCCACGACGCGATCCTCCGGGTCGTCGACCTCGGCGCGGCGGAGGGGGACAAACGGTTCTACAAGATCCGTATGAAGATCCTCAACTCCGTGACCAACTCCCTTACGGAATCGGTGAAGGAACTCCAGTCCAAGGGCAAGGTCGACAAGGACGTCAGCCCTGCGGCGATGGCCGGCTCGCTGGTGGCCATGCTGGCGGCGGTGGCTTCGCACCAGAAGGGGTTCACGACCTGGGGTGTGAAGCAGAACGAACTGAAGCCGAATCTGGCACTTTTGGTCCATTTGGGCATCACGGGCAAGAAGCCGACGAAGTAG
- a CDS encoding cold-shock protein, with the protein MATGTVKWFNADKGYGFISQDDGGADVFVHFAAIQTNGYRSLEENQRVEFEVTQGPKGPQAEMVRPL; encoded by the coding sequence ATGGCAACAGGAACTGTGAAGTGGTTCAACGCCGATAAGGGGTACGGCTTCATCAGCCAGGACGATGGCGGCGCAGACGTGTTCGTGCACTTCGCAGCCATCCAGACCAACGGATACAGAAGCTTGGAAGAGAACCAGCGGGTGGAGTTTGAGGTCACCCAGGGCCCGAAGGGTCCACAAGCGGAAATGGTCCGCCCCCTGTAG
- a CDS encoding nitroreductase family deazaflavin-dependent oxidoreductase, with the protein MAPGVRLIQKVSSTRVFAKIAPHFIPALDRAVHRLTRGKVLLSAQMLPGVILTARGAKSGLPRVTPLACMPEEPGTWILIGSNFGRPGHPSWTSNLLKHPDAEVNWKGTDIPVRAVLLEGEEREAVWRAALTFWPPYATYQSRVTREIRLFRLTRR; encoded by the coding sequence ATGGCTCCTGGCGTGCGGCTGATCCAGAAGGTGTCGTCGACCCGGGTCTTCGCGAAGATCGCGCCGCATTTCATCCCGGCGCTGGACCGCGCGGTCCATCGCCTCACGCGGGGAAAGGTGCTGCTCAGCGCGCAGATGCTGCCGGGTGTCATCCTCACCGCACGGGGTGCGAAGAGCGGCCTGCCCAGAGTCACCCCACTGGCGTGCATGCCGGAGGAGCCGGGCACCTGGATCCTGATCGGCTCCAACTTCGGCCGCCCGGGCCATCCGTCCTGGACGTCCAACCTGCTGAAACACCCCGACGCGGAGGTGAACTGGAAGGGGACGGACATCCCGGTACGGGCGGTCCTGCTGGAGGGCGAGGAGCGGGAGGCGGTGTGGCGTGCGGCGCTGACGTTCTGGCCGCCGTACGCGACGTACCAGTCAAGGGTGACCCGCGAAATCCGCCTTTTCCGCCTCACCCGCCGCTGA
- a CDS encoding iron chaperone — MARSTAEDVDGYLAEVVEPDRLTALVRIRELCRTELTDFEEEMAYGMPTYRRAGGAAEIAFANQKQYLSLYLMRSDVRESFEARLAGQDMGKGCLRFRRTEKIDFHLVRDLLRATAAAPGEVC; from the coding sequence ATGGCCAGAAGTACTGCTGAAGACGTCGACGGCTACCTCGCCGAGGTGGTGGAGCCGGACCGGCTCACCGCGCTGGTGAGGATCCGGGAGCTGTGCCGTACGGAGCTCACGGACTTCGAGGAGGAGATGGCGTACGGCATGCCCACGTACCGCAGGGCGGGCGGCGCGGCGGAGATCGCCTTCGCCAACCAGAAGCAGTACCTCTCCCTCTATCTGATGCGATCCGACGTCAGGGAGTCCTTCGAGGCGCGGCTTGCGGGTCAGGACATGGGTAAGGGGTGTCTGCGCTTCCGGCGTACGGAGAAGATCGATTTCCATCTCGTACGGGATCTGCTGCGGGCGACCGCGGCGGCTCCCGGCGAGGTTTGCTGA
- a CDS encoding acetyl-CoA acetyltransferase, whose product MATPQRRVAIVGISLSDCGRVDGPTPYALHAQAARRALADSGLDRSVIDGFGSAGLGALAPVEVAEYLGLKPRWVDSTAVGGATWEVMAAHAADAIAAGHANAVLLAYGSTARADIKAKRRTSNLSFGGRGPLQFEVPYGHTLVAKYAMAARRHMHEYGTTPAQLASVAVQARANAAANPDAMFRDPITVDDVLDGPMIADPFTKLHCCIRSDGGCAVLIAAEEYVPDCAKDPVWILGTGEHVSHTTMSEWEDFTVSPAAVSGRLAFERAGVTPAEVDIAEIYDAFTYMTLLTLEDLGFCAKGEGGPFVEKGRLLRDGELPVNTDGGGLSACHPGMRGLFLLVEAVRQLRGEAGARQVRKAGGRLPELAVASGTGGWFCSSGTVVLGRS is encoded by the coding sequence ATGGCCACCCCACAGCGCAGAGTCGCCATCGTCGGTATATCCCTCTCGGACTGCGGCCGCGTCGACGGCCCCACGCCCTACGCCCTGCATGCCCAGGCCGCCCGTCGCGCACTCGCCGACTCGGGCCTGGACCGCTCGGTCATCGACGGCTTCGGTTCGGCCGGCCTGGGCGCCCTCGCCCCCGTCGAGGTCGCCGAGTACCTCGGTCTGAAGCCTCGATGGGTGGACTCGACCGCGGTCGGCGGGGCCACCTGGGAGGTCATGGCGGCCCATGCGGCCGACGCCATCGCGGCCGGTCACGCCAATGCCGTACTCCTCGCCTACGGATCGACCGCACGCGCCGACATCAAGGCGAAACGGCGCACCTCCAACCTCTCCTTCGGCGGCCGCGGACCGCTCCAGTTCGAGGTGCCGTACGGACACACCCTCGTCGCCAAGTACGCGATGGCGGCCCGCCGCCATATGCACGAGTACGGCACCACGCCGGCACAGCTCGCCTCGGTCGCGGTGCAGGCGCGGGCGAACGCCGCCGCCAACCCGGACGCGATGTTCCGCGACCCGATCACGGTCGACGACGTACTCGACGGGCCGATGATCGCCGACCCCTTCACCAAGCTGCACTGCTGCATCCGCAGCGACGGCGGCTGCGCGGTACTGATCGCGGCGGAGGAGTACGTGCCCGACTGCGCGAAGGACCCGGTCTGGATTCTCGGCACGGGTGAGCACGTCTCGCACACCACCATGTCGGAGTGGGAGGACTTCACGGTCTCCCCCGCGGCGGTGAGCGGCCGACTGGCCTTCGAGCGCGCGGGCGTGACGCCCGCCGAGGTCGATATCGCCGAGATCTACGACGCCTTCACCTATATGACCCTGCTGACGCTGGAGGACCTGGGCTTCTGCGCCAAGGGCGAGGGCGGCCCCTTCGTGGAGAAGGGCCGGCTGCTGCGGGACGGCGAGCTGCCCGTGAACACGGACGGCGGCGGGCTCTCCGCCTGCCACCCGGGCATGCGCGGACTGTTCCTTCTCGTGGAAGCGGTACGGCAGTTGAGAGGGGAGGCGGGCGCCCGCCAGGTACGGAAGGCCGGTGGCAGGCTTCCGGAACTCGCGGTCGCGTCGGGCACGGGGGGCTGGTTCTGCTCCTCCGGAACAGTGGTGCTGGGGCGGAGTTAG